Proteins encoded within one genomic window of Empedobacter falsenii:
- a CDS encoding LuxR C-terminal-related transcriptional regulator: MNNKTLLIFFTLFFTQVGIGNTINSEILKKEISSYNEIGSFDKSIIKLDSIIHSKNVTNYDLYNLYLLKYLTYKTLLNYPEAEENLNVAEKYGLKSAKYKSEVETRVLIERIFIQFDYLKYDKVEELLEKVNKSNLKYLDAETFGFYISVIGTMNSINKNYIQAEKDYLEGIKILKQKSPKHLPNIYRKLLHLYTETKDNKKALEAFNKGLYYAKHYGIKLYILNMYESLTWYYAQNEDWEKAYKTRLIVNDLATDYDAINQSGKLQNLEREIINKRNDLEVRNQKNIRLFLVIISAILIILLIVLYKFYKINIEKRKLVENENERMRNKLSNLINHSNNANQVEKKIILSDYNLSERQLDIIELVKKGFTNKEIATELYISENTVKYHLKVIYNTLGIESRNSL; encoded by the coding sequence ATGAATAACAAAACACTTTTAATATTCTTTACTCTATTTTTCACCCAGGTAGGGATAGGAAATACAATAAATTCCGAAATTCTAAAAAAAGAAATTTCATCTTATAATGAAATTGGTTCATTTGATAAATCAATTATCAAATTGGATAGTATTATACATTCTAAAAACGTAACGAATTACGATTTATATAATCTGTATTTGTTAAAATATCTTACATATAAAACATTATTAAATTATCCAGAAGCAGAAGAAAATTTAAACGTTGCTGAAAAATATGGTTTAAAGAGTGCTAAATACAAATCCGAAGTTGAGACAAGAGTTTTGATTGAACGAATCTTTATCCAATTTGATTATTTAAAATATGATAAGGTTGAGGAATTGCTCGAAAAAGTAAATAAATCTAATTTAAAATATTTGGATGCCGAAACGTTTGGCTTTTATATTTCTGTTATAGGCACAATGAATAGTATAAATAAAAATTATATTCAGGCAGAAAAAGATTATTTGGAAGGGATAAAAATTTTGAAGCAAAAATCTCCCAAACATTTACCTAATATTTATAGAAAGCTTTTACACTTATATACAGAAACAAAAGACAATAAGAAGGCTTTAGAAGCTTTTAACAAAGGGTTATATTATGCAAAACATTATGGTATAAAACTTTATATTTTGAATATGTACGAATCTCTTACTTGGTATTATGCTCAGAATGAAGATTGGGAAAAAGCATATAAAACAAGATTAATTGTGAATGATCTTGCAACCGATTATGATGCAATTAATCAAAGTGGAAAATTACAAAATTTAGAAAGAGAAATCATTAACAAACGAAATGATTTAGAAGTTCGAAATCAGAAAAATATCCGACTATTTCTGGTTATTATTTCTGCAATTTTGATCATATTATTAATTGTTCTTTATAAATTCTACAAGATAAACATCGAAAAAAGAAAACTTGTTGAAAATGAAAATGAACGGATGAGAAATAAACTTTCTAATTTGATTAATCATTCAAATAATGCAAATCAAGTTGAAAAGAAAATCATTTTAAGTGATTATAATCTTTCGGAAAGGCAATTGGATATCATCGAATTAGT
- a CDS encoding T9SS type A sorting domain-containing protein: MKKIYSKLKSLAVLSALIGGTSFVNAQVYVVGDGQTAYSVSDNGKVVVLNTVDNNFYWTPEKGIHLLGEIASDTSNSGHPLVTADGNKIAVMVAKPETGVNQMSIYDIESDTWKYLGGLGGVSDNETSSVWGMSADGKYISGLGATKDGSFHGIVWNEATGFTDLKTDGEYYSRANGISDDGKIVVGWHDTDFDRWGVYWENGERHQVLDQDGYEVLELAGVSGNGKWMIGATGEDVAMRYSKETGVQLIEHPKQGFYFNGAATAINTDGSVIVGFYRPWPGPAFMGEGFIWTEKTGRVELNEYVKSLGYDDLGITFALPLGMSKDGTKIVGLGKTDEGVVSFLISLPKLATTEVNTVKFDIYPNPSSDVINIESKGKVTASVLYNMAGQKVLDSDMKQINISSLPTGTYILKTTIDGKDVTKKVMKK; the protein is encoded by the coding sequence ATGAAAAAAATTTACTCAAAACTTAAAAGTTTAGCTGTATTATCAGCTTTAATTGGGGGAACAAGCTTTGTTAATGCACAAGTTTATGTTGTTGGAGATGGTCAAACTGCATACAGCGTATCAGACAATGGAAAAGTTGTAGTATTAAACACAGTTGATAATAATTTTTATTGGACACCAGAAAAAGGTATTCATTTATTAGGAGAAATTGCTTCTGACACTTCAAACTCAGGGCATCCATTGGTTACTGCTGATGGTAATAAAATTGCTGTAATGGTTGCTAAACCTGAAACAGGTGTAAACCAAATGTCTATTTATGATATCGAATCTGACACATGGAAATATCTAGGCGGACTTGGGGGAGTTTCAGATAACGAAACAAGTTCTGTTTGGGGAATGAGTGCTGATGGAAAATATATTTCGGGATTAGGTGCTACTAAAGACGGAAGTTTTCATGGTATTGTGTGGAACGAAGCAACTGGATTTACAGATTTAAAAACTGATGGCGAGTATTATTCTCGTGCGAATGGAATTAGTGATGATGGTAAAATTGTTGTTGGTTGGCACGATACTGACTTTGACCGTTGGGGTGTTTACTGGGAGAATGGTGAAAGACATCAAGTTTTAGATCAAGACGGATATGAAGTTCTTGAATTAGCAGGAGTTTCTGGTAATGGAAAATGGATGATTGGAGCAACGGGAGAAGATGTAGCTATGCGTTACAGTAAAGAAACAGGCGTACAATTGATAGAACATCCTAAACAAGGATTCTATTTTAATGGAGCTGCAACAGCAATAAATACTGACGGTAGCGTTATTGTAGGTTTTTATAGACCTTGGCCTGGACCTGCATTCATGGGGGAAGGATTTATTTGGACTGAAAAAACAGGACGAGTTGAATTAAATGAATATGTAAAATCTCTTGGTTATGATGATTTAGGTATTACATTCGCATTACCTCTAGGAATGTCTAAAGATGGAACTAAAATTGTTGGTTTAGGCAAAACCGATGAAGGTGTTGTTTCTTTCCTTATTTCTTTACCTAAATTAGCTACTACAGAAGTTAATACAGTAAAATTTGATATATATCCAAACCCAAGTTCAGATGTTATCAATATAGAAAGTAAAGGAAAAGTAACTGCTTCTGTTTTATACAATATGGCTGGACAAAAAGTTCTTGATTCTGATATGAAACAAATCAATATTTCTTCTTTACCTACAGGAACTTATATTTTAAAAACTACTATTGATGGTAAAGATGTTACGAAAAAAGTAATGAAAAAATAA
- a CDS encoding acyltransferase family protein produces the protein MNFSKGTLIEIAAITVLAIFFYFHNDVARAFRYGIYYWIPMVGIVLVFALQKGLFSRILQHKTLVYLGEISFAFYMIHMIVIKYGNQYLPKINDFQKIGIYFVIALILSALTFEYFEKPVAKWIKNKVK, from the coding sequence ATCAATTTTTCGAAAGGAACTTTAATAGAGATCGCTGCAATTACAGTTTTGGCAATCTTTTTTTACTTCCACAATGATGTTGCGAGAGCTTTTCGTTACGGAATTTATTATTGGATTCCGATGGTTGGAATTGTCTTAGTTTTTGCATTACAAAAAGGTTTATTTTCGAGAATACTTCAACATAAAACATTGGTTTATTTAGGTGAAATCAGTTTTGCGTTTTACATGATTCATATGATTGTGATAAAATATGGAAATCAATATTTACCTAAAATCAATGATTTCCAGAAAATTGGAATTTATTTTGTAATTGCTTTAATTCTAAGTGCATTAACGTTTGAATATTTTGAGAAACCCGTTGCGAAGTGGATCAAAAATAAAGTGAAGTAG
- a CDS encoding chloride channel protein produces the protein MRLSTKQKFFQYIKKSFNFFQNLLNLLKLVLTERQFLYLSCILVAISSAFAVIVLKTFAHNVFQFTIYINNLVKLPYINSILPIIGILLTVFVVQKFLDGSIEKGTSQIMIAVAKKSGIMPKKQMYAQILTSSLTVGMGGSAGLESPITITGAAFGSNYAQYYRFKYKERTLLLACGVAAGIATAFNAPIAGVLFAIEIVLADMSVTAFIPLLLSSATGALIANLTLKSNMLLSFRYALGFDYHNVIFYVILGVLAGFVSVYHARLFRKVEHLIGNYSDNVYWRAIVGAGSLAILIFFFPTLFGEGYESIKYLANDEAGFILNNSLLESFRTNQWIVLGFVFVTILIKSIATGLTLGSGGNGGNFAPSLFVGSYLGFFVAKFFNLIGFKEVPVGNFTVVGMAAVLSGLFHAPLTAIFLIAEITGGYGLIIPLMIVSSISFAISKRYDKYSMDIYAIAEKGIVFTSDKDRNLFNKIDLFSIYIKNIKTLTVYNSIEDIKEIFSTTTQDFIPVLNEDKSIHGVIVLDNIRSFIFNDNIDKSYLECITEATSTSIFTNAANVMKMMEAKKIDYILLTKKGKFEGYVTESLLLESYRSNLNKLRIE, from the coding sequence ATGCGACTTTCTACAAAACAAAAGTTTTTTCAATACATTAAAAAATCATTTAATTTTTTTCAAAACTTGTTGAATCTATTAAAATTGGTTTTAACAGAGCGACAATTTTTGTATTTATCGTGTATTTTAGTAGCTATTTCATCTGCTTTTGCAGTGATTGTGCTAAAAACTTTTGCGCACAATGTTTTTCAATTTACTATTTATATTAATAATTTAGTCAAACTACCTTATATCAATAGTATATTGCCAATTATAGGTATTTTGTTGACGGTTTTTGTAGTACAGAAATTTTTGGATGGTTCGATAGAAAAGGGAACTTCTCAAATTATGATTGCTGTAGCTAAAAAGTCTGGAATAATGCCTAAAAAACAGATGTATGCTCAGATTTTAACGAGTTCCTTAACAGTTGGTATGGGTGGTTCGGCTGGTTTAGAATCCCCAATTACAATTACTGGTGCAGCTTTTGGTTCTAATTATGCACAATATTACAGATTCAAATACAAAGAAAGAACACTTTTGTTGGCTTGTGGTGTTGCAGCTGGTATTGCGACAGCATTCAATGCGCCAATTGCAGGTGTTTTGTTCGCGATAGAAATTGTATTAGCGGATATGAGTGTTACTGCTTTTATTCCTTTATTGTTATCTTCTGCAACAGGAGCTTTAATTGCTAATTTAACTTTAAAAAGCAATATGTTATTATCCTTTCGTTATGCGTTAGGATTTGATTATCATAATGTTATTTTCTATGTGATTTTGGGTGTTTTAGCGGGGTTTGTTTCAGTTTATCATGCTCGATTATTTCGTAAAGTTGAACATTTGATAGGGAATTATTCGGATAATGTATATTGGCGAGCGATTGTTGGTGCCGGAAGTTTAGCAATATTGATTTTCTTCTTCCCAACATTATTTGGTGAAGGTTATGAGAGTATAAAATATTTAGCAAATGATGAAGCTGGTTTTATCTTAAATAATTCATTGTTAGAGAGTTTTAGAACGAATCAATGGATAGTTTTAGGATTTGTTTTTGTCACAATTTTAATCAAATCTATTGCAACAGGTTTAACTTTAGGAAGTGGAGGAAACGGAGGAAACTTCGCACCTTCGTTATTTGTTGGGTCATATCTTGGTTTTTTTGTTGCAAAATTCTTTAACTTGATTGGTTTCAAAGAAGTTCCTGTTGGTAATTTTACAGTTGTTGGAATGGCAGCTGTTTTAAGTGGATTGTTTCACGCCCCATTAACAGCGATTTTCCTAATAGCCGAAATTACGGGAGGTTATGGATTGATTATTCCTTTGATGATTGTTTCTTCGATAAGTTTTGCAATTTCAAAACGATACGACAAATATTCGATGGATATATACGCAATAGCAGAAAAAGGAATTGTTTTTACATCTGATAAAGACCGAAATTTGTTCAATAAAATTGATTTGTTTTCGATTTATATCAAGAATATCAAAACATTGACAGTTTACAATTCAATTGAAGATATAAAAGAAATTTTTTCTACTACAACACAAGACTTTATTCCAGTTCTAAACGAAGATAAATCGATTCATGGAGTTATAGTTTTAGATAATATTCGATCATTTATTTTTAATGATAATATTGATAAAAGCTACTTAGAATGTATTACAGAAGCAACTTCGACATCTATTTTTACGAATGCTGCAAACGTGATGAAAATGATGGAAGCAAAAAAAATAGATTATATTTTACTCACTAAAAAAGGTAAATTTGAAGGTTATGTAACGGAAAGTTTATTATTAGAAAGTTATCGAAGTAATTTGAATAAGTTGAGAATTGAATAA
- a CDS encoding T9SS type A sorting domain-containing protein, which translates to MKKIYFKLIGLTMGVFMLASNKTNAQVYVIGNGEYATSVSNDGNVVVLFGLDNNYYWTKDKGVQQLGEIVPGSYNGGVSTVTADGKIISTNVVDPKTGINQIATYNLEKDEWNYLGGLGKIVDSETSSVWGMTGNGSAIVGIASTSDGYGHAVKWTKETGLVDLGSTTPKSASRANAISEDGTMIAGWQDDKNGARYGAYWKNGVQHLIKDNNGNPVYEISSVSGDGKWLLGSQFEYAMKWSEETGVQLIEDSNADPFYVGAATATNYDGSVIVGYYREFPGPAMMGDGFIWTKETGKISLDEYVKNLGYDNLGITFSLPYAISKDGTKIVGVGRTTEEAVSFMISLPKLGTSEVNKVQYSVFPNPTSDIINIETKGKLSSSILYNMTGQKVLSSNEKQLNISYLPKGTYVLKTIIDGNENTKKIIKK; encoded by the coding sequence ATGAAAAAAATTTACTTCAAGCTTATTGGTTTAACCATGGGTGTATTTATGTTAGCTAGTAATAAAACTAATGCACAAGTTTATGTTATTGGGAATGGAGAATATGCTACAAGTGTATCAAATGATGGAAATGTTGTTGTTCTTTTTGGATTGGACAATAACTATTATTGGACAAAAGACAAAGGTGTCCAACAATTAGGAGAAATAGTACCAGGAAGTTATAATGGTGGTGTATCTACAGTTACAGCTGACGGAAAAATAATTTCTACTAATGTAGTTGATCCCAAAACAGGTATTAATCAAATTGCTACTTATAATTTAGAAAAAGATGAGTGGAATTATTTAGGAGGTCTTGGTAAAATTGTCGATAGTGAAACAAGTTCTGTATGGGGAATGACAGGAAATGGATCGGCAATAGTTGGAATCGCAAGTACATCCGACGGATATGGTCACGCTGTTAAATGGACAAAAGAAACTGGTTTAGTTGATTTAGGCTCGACTACTCCAAAATCAGCATCTAGAGCAAATGCAATAAGTGAAGACGGAACAATGATTGCAGGATGGCAAGATGATAAAAATGGAGCCAGATATGGAGCTTATTGGAAAAATGGAGTACAACATTTAATAAAAGACAATAATGGAAATCCTGTTTACGAAATTAGTTCTGTTTCGGGAGACGGAAAATGGTTATTAGGTTCTCAATTTGAATATGCAATGAAATGGAGCGAGGAAACTGGAGTACAATTAATTGAAGATTCTAATGCAGATCCATTTTATGTTGGAGCGGCTACAGCTACAAATTATGATGGAAGTGTAATTGTTGGATATTACAGAGAATTTCCTGGACCTGCAATGATGGGTGATGGATTTATTTGGACAAAAGAAACAGGAAAAATCAGTTTAGATGAATATGTAAAAAATCTAGGATATGATAATTTAGGAATTACCTTTTCTTTACCTTATGCAATATCTAAAGACGGAACAAAAATTGTCGGTGTAGGAAGAACAACTGAAGAAGCAGTTTCTTTTATGATTTCTCTTCCTAAATTAGGAACTTCAGAAGTAAATAAAGTTCAATATTCTGTTTTTCCTAATCCTACAAGTGATATAATAAACATTGAGACAAAAGGAAAATTATCTTCATCAATATTATATAATATGACTGGACAAAAAGTTCTTTCTTCTAATGAAAAACAACTTAATATTTCGTATCTACCTAAAGGTACTTACGTTCTAAAAACAATTATTGATGGAAATGAAAACACTAAAAAAATTATTAAAAAGTAA